GCCAGCACCTGGATCTCGATGTGGCGCGGCCGGTCGATCCACCGCTCCACCAGCAGCGTGTCGTCTCCGAAGGAGGCGCGGGCCTCGCGCCGGGCCGCCGCGATCTCGTCCGCCAGGGCCGACTCCAGGCGGGTGAGCCGCATGCCCTTGCCGCCGCCGCCCGCCGACGGCTTCAGCAGCACCGGCATGCCGATCTCCCGTGCGGCGTCGGCCAGTTGGTCGTCGGTCAGGCCGCTGCCCGACGAGCCGGGGACGACCGGCACCCCGGCCGCCGCGACGGTCTCCTTGGCGCGGATCTTGTCGCCCATCAAGGAGATGGCGGAGGCGGACGGGCCGATGAAGACCAGACCGGCGTCGGCGCAGGCCCGCGCGAAGGCCGCGTTCTCCGCGAGGAAGCCGTAGCCCGGGTGGACCGCCTGCGCGCCCGTGCGGGCCGCGGCCTCCAGCAGCCGCTCGCCCACCAGATAGCTCTCGGAGGCGGCTGCGGGGCCGATCCGGACGGCGGTGTCGGCCTCCCGTACGTGCCGGGCGTCCGCGTCCGCGTCACTGAAGACGGCGACCGATCGGATGCCGAGCGCGCGCAGCGTCCGGATGACACGGACCGCGATCTCGCCGCGGTTCGCGACGAGGACGGTGTCGAACATGCCGGTGGCGCGCGGGGTGTCAACGTCCGGGGTGCCGGCGCGCGGGATGTCGCCGGGCCGCGCGGTGGTGGGCGGGGTGCTGGTGTGCTGCGTGGTCATCTGTCACTCACATCCGGAAGACGCCGAAGCCGGGGGCGGTGCTGTCCTTCTGGGGAAGCGGGGCGTTGGCGCAGGCCGTCAGCGCCAGACCCACCACCTGACGGGTCTCCAGCGGGTCGATCACGCCGTCGTCCCAGAGCCGCGCCGTCGCGTAGTAGGCGCTGCCCTGTGTCTCGTACTGCGCGCGCACCGGGTCCTTGAACGCCTCTTCGTCCTCCGCCGGCCACTGCTCGCCACGGCCCTCGATCTGGTCGCGCTTGACCGTCGCCAGCACCGAGGCGGCCTGCTCACCGCCCATCACGGAGATCTTGGCGTTGGGCCACATCCACAGGAAGCGGGGGGAGTAGGCCCGGCCGCACATCGAGTAGTTCCCCGCGCCGTACGAACCGCCGACGACGACGGTCAGCTTCGGCACGCGCGCGCAGGCCACGGCCGTCACCATCTTCGCGCCGTGCTTGGCGATGCCGCCCGCCTCGTACGCCTTGCCGACCATGAACCCCGAGATGTTCTGGAGGAAGAGCAGCGGGATACCGCGCTGGTCGCACAACTCGATGAAGTGCGCGCCCTTCTGGGCCGACTCGGAGAACAGGATGCCGTTGTTCGCGACGATCCCCACCGGGTGGCCGTGGACCCGGGCGAAGCCCGTGACCAGCGTCGTACCGAACTCGGACTTGAACTCCGCGAACCGTGAGCCGTCCACGAGCCGGGCGATCACCTCGCGGACGTCGTACGGCGTGCGCGAGTCGACCGGCACCGCCCCGTACAGCCCCGCCGGGTCGACCTTCGGCTCCTCGACGGGCTCGACCCGCCAGGGCAGCGGGCCCCGCTCCGGGAGGGTGGAGACGATCGTG
Above is a window of Streptomyces sp. NBC_01498 DNA encoding:
- a CDS encoding carboxyl transferase domain-containing protein — protein: MQQAPVLASAADPASESWHANETAHRRLTGALRDRLAAARLGGGEKSRARHVARGKLLPRDRVDTLLDPGSPFLELAPLAAEDMYGGQAPAAGVIAGIGRVGGREVVVVANDATVKGGTYYPMTVKKHLRAQEIALENRLPCVYLVDSGGAFLPMQDEVFPDRDHFGRIFYNQARMSGAGIPQIAAVLGSCTAGGAYVPAMSDEAVIVRDQGTIFLGGPPLVKAATGEVVTAEELGGGEVHSRTSGVTDHLAEDDAHALRIVRTIVSTLPERGPLPWRVEPVEEPKVDPAGLYGAVPVDSRTPYDVREVIARLVDGSRFAEFKSEFGTTLVTGFARVHGHPVGIVANNGILFSESAQKGAHFIELCDQRGIPLLFLQNISGFMVGKAYEAGGIAKHGAKMVTAVACARVPKLTVVVGGSYGAGNYSMCGRAYSPRFLWMWPNAKISVMGGEQAASVLATVKRDQIEGRGEQWPAEDEEAFKDPVRAQYETQGSAYYATARLWDDGVIDPLETRQVVGLALTACANAPLPQKDSTAPGFGVFRM